A segment of the Pieris napi chromosome 5, ilPieNapi1.2, whole genome shotgun sequence genome:
AATGAACGTGGTAGCAATGCTTATAACAGAAACATATTTCGGAAGAAAAGACAAACTGGCTATATGTATGAAAAGCCAAGTATTTCCTTCGATTTGCCTTCAAGAACTACTTCGATTCCAGCGACAACCCAAACACAAATTGTAAACCAAATGCAAATGTACTACGCGTATCCCGTTCCTTCTGTGGCAAACAAAGATGTTGGACCGTCAAGTAGTACTGGAATTTTAGATACGGAGCCCATAACGAGTACAGGAACATCTGGATACAACTACCAAAATCAGCCGCGAACCGAACCTGTCAAAACTGATGGCAATATTGATTATTCCAACTCAGGGTCTCAAATAGTATCAGGGTCAGgatataattatgaaaaaccAACGATTGGTATGAATGATTTCAATGGAAATCAAAAAGGTGTTAGTTATACGAGTTCAGGTAGCGGAGGATACGGTAATCAAAATATTGCTCAGACTGGTAATAGTtaccaaaatcaaaataatataatgcaaAGAGGATATACtgctaaaaatgtaatttctaCAACTAAAGTAGGTTACGATTACAAAATTCCAGGAATTGATACAAGACAAACGGGTAACACAGAAAATATTGGATATTCTTCTAATGGAGCTACTAGTAATTCCAGAGGTATTATTCAAGGAAGTGAAAACACTGCTAAGGTTGGTGCTGTCGAAACAGGCGCCTTTGATACATCAGGTGGATATAATTACAATGTTCAGAATGCTGGAATTATGCAAGCCGTAGGTAATACAGTTAATGGTCCTGAGACAATAGCGACCAGTACTGCGGGTGgctattattatgaaaaacaaaatattggtAGTAACCAAATGGATGAAAATACTGTTACTGTAGGAATTTCTGATATAGGACCTAATGTACCAGAATCATCGGATggatataataacaatattcaaaGTACTGGAATTAGTCAAGCCAACGGTAATAATGTAAACATTGGCTCAGGTTCTGGAAATAGTGGTACACGTGGATACAGTAACTATCAAAGTCAACCTATTAACATCAATCAATCGGATCTCAATACCGATGTTGGAGATTCTGGATACAGTTATGAAAGACAAAATTTTGCAGTGTCCCAGCCGGTAATCAAGCAAGAAGAAAGTAGCGTGTCAACTAGCGCTCCAACGTACCTTCCGCCAATTCAATCAGTTGATAGACCAACAGAATCTTATTTACTTCCTCAGTTAAAACAGATCAGCGCGATTCAAACTGTTACCAGCAAAGCACCCACAGTGAACACCAATTCACCATTTCTTCCAAAACCTCCCTTGAGTTCTAACTACCTAACTCCTCCTATGGTAAATCCAACTTTGGGAGTAACAGGATTAAAACCGACTGTTCAAACGCCTGTCAAATATATACCTCCAAAATTACCATCTGTTAAGCCGTCTATACC
Coding sequences within it:
- the LOC125049572 gene encoding uncharacterized protein DDB_G0283357-like; amino-acid sequence: MDTRIPFIFLLISLSTSVLISNERGSNAYNRNIFRKKRQTGYMYEKPSISFDLPSRTTSIPATTQTQIVNQMQMYYAYPVPSVANKDVGPSSSTGILDTEPITSTGTSGYNYQNQPRTEPVKTDGNIDYSNSGSQIVSGSGYNYEKPTIGMNDFNGNQKGVSYTSSGSGGYGNQNIAQTGNSYQNQNNIMQRGYTAKNVISTTKVGYDYKIPGIDTRQTGNTENIGYSSNGATSNSRGIIQGSENTAKVGAVETGAFDTSGGYNYNVQNAGIMQAVGNTVNGPETIATSTAGGYYYEKQNIGSNQMDENTVTVGISDIGPNVPESSDGYNNNIQSTGISQANGNNVNIGSGSGNSGTRGYSNYQSQPININQSDLNTDVGDSGYSYERQNFAVSQPVIKQEESSVSTSAPTYLPPIQSVDRPTESYLLPQLKQISAIQTVTSKAPTVNTNSPFLPKPPLSSNYLTPPMVNPTLGVTGLKPTVQTPVKYIPPKLPSVKPSIPNRTYITPNIEVNQDSNKSTNLLNDGQPTQHLGSLNGHQYLPPSNLYSPTVSPPASTYLPPV